A stretch of Paludisphaera borealis DNA encodes these proteins:
- a CDS encoding peroxiredoxin family protein has translation MRILITSAVYLFLATTGAAQTTEPQSVGESYKALRNEWDSREKARQNAFEKAATEKEREAAAKLNPASELEAYIDRFLAVAERDPKDAGARDALFWILETGRWADHNAPKRRRQVDRAMDLVLEHHRNDDGLGSILPNLVNYPTAKRDGFLRAVYETTTARAVKGPACWGLAEYLRIQAGLAEDLKRPKPDETDMRLLERRYGSYLDHLRSCDPGAMLKESEALCERALDEYGDLPYRRGSIDKASKKTLADVAERTLNEIRHLAVGNEAPEIVGQDADGTTFKLSDYRGKVVVLTFSGNWCAPCRGMYPQERELVERLKDKPFALLSVNTDESKDTLRKSIQDREVTWRCWWDGRTDGPICAKWSIYSFPTLYLLDAQGVIRSKGLGGKALDEAVDALLTEIKDLSKP, from the coding sequence ATGCGGATTCTCATCACTTCGGCCGTTTATCTCTTCCTCGCCACAACAGGCGCGGCCCAGACGACGGAGCCGCAGTCCGTCGGCGAGTCGTACAAGGCGCTTCGGAACGAGTGGGATTCGAGGGAGAAGGCTCGCCAGAACGCCTTTGAGAAGGCCGCGACCGAAAAGGAGCGGGAAGCGGCGGCGAAATTGAATCCGGCGAGCGAGCTGGAAGCGTACATCGACCGATTCCTCGCCGTGGCCGAGCGCGATCCGAAGGACGCGGGCGCGCGCGACGCGCTTTTTTGGATCCTGGAGACGGGGCGTTGGGCCGACCACAACGCCCCCAAGCGGCGTCGCCAGGTCGATCGGGCGATGGACCTGGTCCTGGAACACCATCGAAACGACGACGGACTCGGTTCGATCCTGCCGAACCTGGTCAACTACCCAACAGCCAAACGCGACGGCTTCCTGCGGGCGGTTTACGAGACGACGACGGCGCGCGCGGTGAAAGGGCCGGCCTGCTGGGGCCTGGCGGAATACCTGAGGATCCAGGCGGGCCTGGCCGAGGATCTCAAGCGTCCGAAGCCCGACGAAACCGACATGCGGCTCCTTGAACGACGGTACGGAAGCTATCTGGACCATCTCCGCTCGTGCGACCCCGGCGCGATGCTCAAGGAGTCGGAGGCGCTCTGCGAGCGGGCGCTCGACGAGTACGGCGATCTCCCGTACCGCCGCGGGTCGATCGATAAGGCGTCGAAGAAGACCCTCGCCGACGTCGCAGAGCGGACGCTGAACGAGATCCGCCACCTGGCCGTGGGAAACGAAGCGCCCGAGATCGTCGGCCAGGACGCGGACGGAACGACCTTCAAGCTGAGCGATTATCGAGGCAAGGTCGTCGTGCTGACGTTCTCGGGCAACTGGTGCGCCCCTTGCCGGGGGATGTATCCCCAGGAACGCGAACTCGTCGAGCGCCTGAAGGACAAGCCGTTCGCCCTCCTGAGCGTGAACACCGACGAGAGCAAGGACACGCTCCGAAAGTCGATCCAGGACCGCGAAGTCACCTGGCGATGCTGGTGGGACGGCCGCACCGACGGCCCGATCTGCGCAAAGTGGAGCATCTACAGCTTTCCGACGCTCTACCTCCTCGACGCCCAAGGCGTGATCCGCTCCAAGGGTCTGGGGGGCAAGGCGCTCGACGAAGCGGTGGACGCCCTTCTGACCGAGATCAAAGACCTCTCCAAACCATGA
- a CDS encoding TlpA family protein disulfide reductase, whose translation MYSTILALLALLILPGSDEPAAKKTDEVSKQRRDEFHKLTVANFENREKGGGLPWNHFASRHVELAEKNPEDSTGYLSLEALALGDSFSTEPTGDDAIPYFSKAIDLLIRHHVQGGRASDLAQLLASPSHFGSASAQTERFLREVLEKNPSAETRAGAALSLVRFLKGRADLARRLEGDDGGALARRLEATWGRPYLEALKACDPQKLDQEAEGVSRRGLKEHAEYWKRQSLPGRQALEINGEDVAGKPMSLSQFRGKVVVLSFWGFGCLPCRAMFPHEKAMVKRMEGRPFVLLGVDADLDRAKTLERLAKEGITWRSWWDGGEKTVGPIADAWQIRCWPSVFVIDHKGVIRYRDFRGKELELMVDLLVSDAEKDQDAGVPAGRAQSARTP comes from the coding sequence ATGTACTCGACGATCCTTGCTCTCCTGGCGCTGCTCATCCTCCCCGGCTCGGACGAACCCGCCGCGAAGAAGACCGACGAGGTTTCCAAGCAGCGGAGGGACGAATTCCACAAGCTGACCGTCGCAAACTTCGAGAACCGAGAGAAAGGCGGCGGTCTACCGTGGAATCACTTCGCGTCGCGCCATGTGGAACTCGCCGAGAAGAATCCCGAGGATTCTACCGGCTACCTGTCGCTGGAGGCCCTGGCGCTTGGCGACTCGTTCTCGACCGAGCCGACGGGCGACGACGCCATTCCTTACTTCTCGAAGGCGATCGACCTGTTAATCCGACACCACGTGCAAGGGGGGCGGGCGTCCGATCTCGCTCAGCTCTTGGCATCACCTTCGCACTTCGGGTCGGCGTCGGCCCAGACCGAGCGATTCCTCCGGGAGGTCCTCGAAAAGAATCCGTCGGCCGAAACCCGGGCGGGGGCCGCGCTCAGCCTGGTCCGCTTCCTCAAGGGCAGGGCCGACCTCGCGCGTCGGCTGGAGGGCGACGACGGCGGGGCGCTCGCTCGACGGCTGGAAGCGACGTGGGGGCGTCCCTACCTGGAAGCCCTGAAGGCCTGTGATCCACAAAAACTGGACCAAGAAGCCGAGGGCGTCTCCCGGCGCGGTCTGAAAGAGCACGCCGAGTACTGGAAACGCCAGTCGCTTCCAGGACGCCAGGCTCTGGAGATCAACGGCGAGGACGTCGCCGGAAAGCCCATGTCCCTGAGCCAGTTCCGGGGCAAGGTGGTCGTGCTCTCGTTCTGGGGGTTCGGCTGCCTCCCATGCCGGGCGATGTTCCCGCACGAGAAGGCGATGGTGAAGCGCATGGAAGGCCGCCCGTTCGTCCTGCTGGGCGTCGACGCCGACCTCGACCGGGCGAAGACCCTGGAACGTCTCGCCAAGGAGGGGATCACCTGGCGGTCGTGGTGGGACGGCGGCGAGAAGACGGTCGGACCGATCGCGGACGCCTGGCAAATCCGGTGCTGGCCCTCCGTCTTCGTGATCGACCACAAGGGCGTGATCCGCTACCGAGACTTCCGCGGCAAAGAGCTTGAACTGATGGTCGATTTGCTCGTTTCGGACGCGGAAAAGGACCAGGACGCCGGCGTCCCGGCCGGGCGGGCCCAGTCCGCGCGAACGCCCTGA
- a CDS encoding cysteine hydrolase family protein has product MSRALLVIDVQNEYFTGALPITYPVGHLDRILAVMDAAEGRIPVVVIQHHTTDKPIFRKGSKEWELHPEAAGRPHDLRIEKTLPGSFTNTPLEDWLRKRGIDTVTIAGYMTHMCCDTTARQAVHRGFKAEFLSDATGTLPLSNSAGRVTAEELQQSILCAQQQFLSEVLPSSEWIGRL; this is encoded by the coding sequence ATGAGCCGCGCCTTACTCGTCATCGACGTGCAGAACGAATACTTCACCGGAGCGTTGCCGATCACCTACCCGGTCGGTCATCTCGACCGGATTCTCGCCGTGATGGACGCGGCGGAAGGGCGGATTCCGGTGGTGGTGATCCAGCACCACACGACGGACAAACCCATCTTCCGCAAGGGAAGCAAGGAGTGGGAGCTTCACCCCGAGGCGGCCGGACGGCCCCATGACCTGCGGATCGAGAAGACCCTGCCGGGCAGCTTCACCAATACCCCGCTGGAGGACTGGCTCCGCAAGCGCGGGATCGATACGGTCACGATCGCCGGCTACATGACCCACATGTGCTGCGACACCACCGCCCGCCAGGCCGTCCACCGCGGGTTCAAGGCCGAGTTCCTCAGCGACGCCACCGGCACCCTGCCCCTCTCGAACTCCGCCGGCCGGGTGACCGCCGAGGAACTCCAGCAGTCGATCCTCTGCGCCCAGCAGCAGTTCCTCAGCGAAGTCCTGCCGTCGTCGGAGTGGATCGGCCGTCTGTGA